Proteins found in one Helicobacter kayseriensis genomic segment:
- a CDS encoding response regulator transcription factor — protein MLEILMIEDDVELAELLTEYLKKHDMNVTSYDEPYTGMSAVNAKKFDLLLLDLTLPNLDGLEVCQKIVKQKDIPIIISSARNDINDKTKALEFGADDYIPKPYDPQELVARIHAVLRRYSAKAQESSQRSVVKEVFEVRPEGRDIFFKGKKLDLTKAEYEILALLLSKIGQVFSRETIAIETKSISPESSNKSIDVIIGRLRAKIEQNPKAPEYIISVRGVGYKLEINQ, from the coding sequence ATGCTTGAAATTTTAATGATTGAAGATGATGTTGAATTGGCGGAACTTTTGACAGAATATCTCAAAAAACACGATATGAATGTGACAAGTTACGATGAGCCATATACAGGGATGAGTGCAGTAAATGCAAAAAAATTTGATTTGCTTTTGCTTGATTTGACATTGCCTAATCTTGATGGATTGGAAGTGTGTCAAAAGATTGTAAAGCAAAAAGATATTCCTATTATTATTTCCTCGGCACGCAATGATATTAATGATAAAACAAAAGCCTTGGAATTTGGTGCAGATGATTATATCCCCAAGCCTTATGATCCTCAAGAGCTTGTAGCGCGAATTCATGCTGTGTTGAGAAGATATAGTGCAAAAGCTCAAGAAAGTTCGCAACGCAGTGTTGTTAAAGAAGTTTTTGAAGTGCGACCAGAGGGAAGAGATATTTTCTTTAAAGGCAAGAAGCTTGATTTGACTAAGGCAGAATATGAGATCTTAGCACTTCTTTTGAGTAAGATAGGGCAAGTTTTTTCAAGAGAAACAATCGCAATTGAGACCAAATCAATTAGTCCTGAAAGTTCTAATAAAAGTATTGATGTTATCATCGGTCGCTTGCGAGCAAAAATTGAGCAAAACCCTAAGGCACCGGAGTATATTATTTCTGTAAGAGGCGTAGGATATAAACTTGAGATCAATCAATAA
- a CDS encoding UPF0323 family lipoprotein, with product MNKHFKKISNYAMIGGFSALALVALSGCNNTSSNQDTQNTVQSLQQSKKGAFVILEEQSDGKYKVAEEYPSDHTRVIVRDQNGNERILTQEEIDKLIKEEEAKINNGTSELTSSGSSLGMGLGGALLASAAGAILGSYIGNKLFNNPNFQQNQMRNYKSPQAYERSQNSFNSARSSNAPSNTRGTNSGKSGFFGSSSSNSSSYGG from the coding sequence ATGAACAAACATTTCAAAAAAATTTCAAATTACGCCATGATTGGCGGGTTTAGTGCTTTGGCCCTTGTAGCACTAAGCGGTTGCAACAATACCTCATCAAACCAAGATACCCAAAACACAGTCCAATCACTCCAGCAAAGCAAAAAAGGAGCGTTTGTTATCCTAGAAGAGCAAAGTGATGGGAAATATAAAGTCGCTGAAGAATACCCTAGCGATCATACACGAGTCATTGTACGCGATCAAAACGGAAATGAGAGAATCCTAACGCAAGAAGAGATTGATAAACTCATCAAAGAAGAGGAAGCAAAAATCAATAATGGAACTAGTGAGCTAACAAGCTCTGGAAGTAGTTTGGGAATGGGGCTTGGAGGTGCTCTACTTGCAAGTGCAGCTGGAGCGATTCTTGGAAGCTATATTGGCAATAAACTCTTCAATAATCCCAACTTTCAACAAAATCAGATGAGAAACTACAAATCTCCGCAAGCCTATGAGCGCAGTCAAAATAGCTTCAACTCTGCACGATCTTCCAATGCTCCATCAAATACAAGAGGAACAAATAGCGGGAAAAGCGGGTTTTTTGGCTCTAGTTCTTCAAATTCTTCAAGCTATGGAGGTTAA
- a CDS encoding bifunctional enoyl-CoA hydratase/phosphate acetyltransferase: protein MQQLQGREYGVFDDVLKKAKAKGRIRVAVAQPTDETSLSGVIDSYQEGLIDPILVGDEQKIKKVASELGFDVSSFEIVNAINDLEAATKTAEFATKGEVKALMKGNLHTNDIMGAVVKRDAGLRTERSITHAFIMDIPAYHKALFIADAAINIAPNVDVKMSIIQNTVDLAHKLGISLPKVGILSAVEMPYEKIPSSMEAHELTERSKTEVKDALVYGPLAFDNAISALSAKIKKIDSEVCGDPDILIAPQIESGNILFKALVYLAYAKVAGVVLGAKVPVILTSRADNAEARVASSALAVLASQ, encoded by the coding sequence ATGCAGCAGTTGCAAGGTAGGGAATATGGTGTTTTTGATGATGTGTTGAAAAAGGCAAAAGCAAAAGGACGCATTAGAGTTGCTGTTGCTCAGCCTACTGATGAGACGAGTTTGAGTGGTGTGATTGATTCTTATCAAGAGGGATTGATTGATCCGATTTTGGTGGGAGATGAGCAAAAGATCAAGAAAGTGGCTTCAGAACTTGGATTTGATGTTTCATCTTTTGAAATTGTTAATGCTATCAATGACCTTGAAGCTGCAACAAAAACAGCAGAGTTTGCAACAAAAGGAGAAGTCAAGGCTCTTATGAAAGGGAATCTCCATACAAATGATATTATGGGTGCTGTTGTCAAAAGAGACGCTGGATTGAGGACAGAAAGAAGTATTACTCATGCATTTATTATGGATATCCCAGCTTACCATAAAGCGCTTTTTATCGCTGATGCAGCTATTAATATTGCCCCTAATGTTGATGTAAAGATGAGTATTATCCAAAACACGGTGGATTTGGCACATAAACTTGGAATCAGTCTTCCAAAAGTGGGGATTTTGAGTGCTGTTGAGATGCCTTATGAAAAGATTCCTAGCTCAATGGAAGCACATGAGCTTACAGAGCGATCAAAAACAGAGGTTAAGGATGCGCTTGTGTATGGTCCATTGGCCTTTGATAATGCGATTTCTGCACTTTCTGCAAAGATTAAAAAGATTGATTCTGAAGTATGTGGAGATCCTGATATTTTAATTGCTCCTCAAATTGAATCGGGCAATATTTTGTTTAAGGCCCTAGTGTATCTTGCATATGCTAAGGTTGCTGGAGTTGTGCTTGGGGCAAAAGTTCCTGTGATCTTAACTTCACGAGCAGATAATGCAGAAGCAAGAGTGGCAAGTTCGGCATTGGCTGTATTGGCTAGCCAATAA
- a CDS encoding glutathionylspermidine synthase family protein yields MKIIQGTQLSADILENMGCQWHTDPDNTAYISNEIIEVTQEEADQFYEAGNELYEMYCEAGEYVIKNDLFFELDIPQILIDPIKQSWEEEVHWHLYGRFDLAGGLDGKPIKLLEFNADTPTMLYESAVIQWAVLKANGMDENLQFNNLFESLGENFQRMITLGEDVSGFDSVYEGWKILFSSIRGSGEEERTVRFLQEIASSYGFNTQFCYVDEAVLSAQDGLFYDEENYEFWFKLIPWENIAIDEPEMANLIKEMMANKNTIFLNPAYTLLFQSKRMLKILWDLFPNHPLLLETSYDPLHNKKQVKKTAFGREGANIEILDSSLKLIEGNKGIYANHKPIYQEFYELNSHDGHFYQPNVFYAYESCALGFRKGGKIIDNYSKFVSHKLI; encoded by the coding sequence ATGAAAATCATACAAGGCACTCAACTCAGTGCAGATATTTTGGAAAATATGGGTTGCCAATGGCATACAGATCCAGATAATACAGCCTATATCAGCAATGAAATTATCGAAGTCACACAAGAAGAGGCGGATCAATTCTACGAAGCGGGCAATGAACTTTATGAGATGTATTGTGAGGCTGGAGAATATGTGATTAAAAATGATCTATTTTTTGAGCTTGATATTCCACAAATCCTCATTGATCCCATCAAACAAAGCTGGGAAGAAGAAGTGCATTGGCATCTTTATGGGCGCTTTGATTTGGCCGGAGGACTTGATGGAAAACCCATTAAGCTTTTGGAATTCAATGCTGATACACCTACAATGCTTTATGAAAGTGCAGTGATTCAGTGGGCTGTATTGAAAGCCAATGGGATGGATGAAAACCTTCAGTTTAATAATCTTTTTGAATCTCTTGGAGAAAATTTCCAAAGAATGATTACCTTAGGTGAAGATGTTTCGGGTTTTGATTCTGTTTATGAGGGATGGAAGATTTTATTCTCAAGCATTAGAGGAAGCGGTGAAGAAGAACGTACCGTGCGATTTTTACAAGAAATCGCATCTTCTTATGGTTTCAATACACAATTTTGTTATGTCGATGAAGCAGTTCTTTCTGCTCAAGATGGCTTATTTTACGATGAGGAAAACTATGAATTTTGGTTTAAGCTCATTCCTTGGGAAAATATTGCTATTGATGAACCAGAAATGGCAAACCTTATCAAAGAAATGATGGCCAACAAAAACACAATCTTTCTTAATCCTGCCTACACCCTACTTTTTCAAAGCAAAAGAATGCTCAAAATCCTTTGGGATCTCTTTCCCAATCATCCACTTTTGCTTGAAACCTCTTATGATCCTTTACACAACAAAAAGCAAGTCAAAAAAACTGCCTTTGGACGCGAGGGTGCCAATATCGAGATTCTGGACTCTTCACTAAAACTCATCGAAGGAAATAAAGGAATCTACGCCAACCACAAACCAATCTATCAAGAATTCTATGAACTCAACTCTCATGATGGACATTTTTATCAGCCTAATGTTTTTTATGCTTATGAAAGTTGTGCTTTGGGATTCCGAAAGGGCGGGAAGATTATTGATAATTACTCAAAATTTGTCAGTCATAAGCTTATTTAA
- a CDS encoding acetate/propionate family kinase: MKEIILVINAGSSSLKFKIFDLDHMVIASGQVEGIDLAPSFKAKDTKGEVIAEHQWSEAEAHNHALVLGYLIDWITETFKEYTLKACGHRVVHGGTIFSSSVLINEKVIADIESLIPLAPLHQPHNLRVIKLMREKYPTLPQVAVFDTAFHQTMQGNATMYAIPYELYKQGVRRYGMHGTSYAYIAEKLKESYPQIAHKKVVIAHIGSGASLCAIENGKSVMTTMGFTALDGVSMGTRPGSIDPGILLYLMENKGYGVDEIRDFIYYKCGAGGLSELSSNFYTLECNYETHEGAKRAFDFMTFRTAEEIARLSVSLGGIDALVFTAGVGENSAHFREEVCKQLAHLGIQIDQDKNKKRGEEKIHSSNSSIEVYAIPTNEELMIMLDTKKLAK; the protein is encoded by the coding sequence ATGAAAGAGATTATTTTAGTTATCAATGCGGGCAGCTCAAGTCTGAAGTTTAAGATTTTTGATCTTGATCATATGGTTATTGCATCAGGCCAAGTGGAAGGGATTGATTTAGCGCCAAGTTTTAAAGCAAAGGATACAAAAGGAGAGGTGATTGCAGAGCATCAATGGAGTGAAGCAGAGGCTCATAATCATGCTTTGGTTTTGGGGTATTTGATCGATTGGATTACAGAGACTTTTAAAGAATATACGCTAAAAGCTTGCGGACATCGTGTCGTCCATGGCGGGACAATTTTTAGCTCTTCTGTTTTGATCAATGAGAAGGTGATCGCAGATATTGAAAGCTTGATTCCGCTAGCTCCATTACATCAACCTCACAATTTGCGTGTGATTAAATTGATGCGAGAAAAATATCCTACACTTCCTCAAGTTGCTGTGTTTGATACAGCATTTCATCAAACAATGCAGGGAAATGCAACAATGTATGCTATTCCTTATGAGCTTTATAAGCAAGGCGTAAGACGCTATGGAATGCATGGAACTTCTTATGCCTATATTGCAGAAAAGCTCAAGGAAAGTTATCCTCAGATTGCACATAAGAAAGTCGTGATTGCTCATATTGGATCTGGTGCTTCACTTTGTGCGATTGAAAATGGCAAATCTGTGATGACAACTATGGGATTTACAGCTCTTGATGGTGTTTCAATGGGAACAAGGCCTGGAAGTATAGATCCTGGAATTTTGCTTTATTTGATGGAAAATAAGGGTTATGGAGTAGATGAAATTAGAGATTTTATCTACTATAAATGTGGAGCGGGCGGACTTTCTGAATTGAGTTCAAACTTCTATACTCTTGAATGTAACTATGAAACTCACGAGGGAGCTAAGCGGGCTTTTGATTTTATGACTTTTAGAACAGCTGAAGAGATTGCAAGATTGAGCGTTAGTCTTGGAGGAATTGATGCGCTTGTCTTTACTGCTGGGGTTGGAGAAAATTCTGCTCACTTTAGAGAAGAGGTGTGCAAACAGCTTGCCCACCTTGGAATCCAAATTGATCAAGATAAAAACAAAAAACGAGGTGAGGAAAAGATCCATTCAAGCAATAGCTCTATTGAGGTGTATGCAATTCCAACAAATGAGGAATTGATGATTATGCTTGATACCAAAAAACTTGCAAAGTAA
- a CDS encoding CiaD-like domain-containing protein, with the protein MSGELRDVVLEALSQIDLGSEVQEKTVSDRDMLSASLIDEKEFLSMQREKLILLFEGLLSPEVVDLEKKLELTLRYLQFQLSEIDKRLSEI; encoded by the coding sequence ATGAGCGGAGAATTGCGCGATGTTGTTTTGGAGGCTTTATCTCAGATTGATTTAGGAAGTGAAGTTCAAGAAAAAACAGTGAGCGATCGTGATATGTTATCAGCATCGCTTATTGATGAAAAAGAGTTTCTCAGTATGCAGCGTGAAAAGTTGATTTTGCTTTTTGAGGGGTTGCTTTCTCCAGAAGTTGTGGATTTGGAGAAAAAACTGGAGCTAACTTTGCGATATTTGCAATTTCAACTCAGTGAAATTGATAAAAGATTAAGTGAAATTTAA
- a CDS encoding ArsS family sensor histidine kinase, giving the protein MFRKFLLNSSIFFKISALFIFALLSFLGFSFYFIRDQIEQENLREDLRYRYFLRTLAPIVRDSQDLNVVLQYLNEFGFVPTTDPRIKNQLINTNKLPPIVQGFFAKTLKVENRIYILLETPNEPLLFNYVSKTSFANFYFVIFVAVALLVLMFVIIFRSLVPLRWLHSSIKQFAKGDLNISCRLEQKDEIGELAQEFDNAVAKIRALNESRMLFLRSIMHELNTPITKGRLISAMLEEGVAKERLTSVFKRFEVLIKEFAKLEQMNAKAYKMKKKEFLLEEVVAEAKSMLLIDNDDQIVMQTQGDLIKADFELFALALKNLFDNAIKYGIDKKVYVKSVQQDLWISNQGNPLKADFAEYLKPYFKENNSQGFGLGLYIIKSVLETQKFGIEYIYQDGFNCFIISDCIVENFCQIQEKKPKIRKRP; this is encoded by the coding sequence ATGTTTCGTAAGTTTTTACTAAACAGTTCGATTTTTTTTAAAATCTCTGCGTTATTTATCTTTGCACTTTTGAGTTTTTTGGGATTTTCTTTTTATTTCATTCGAGACCAAATTGAGCAAGAGAATCTAAGGGAGGATTTGCGTTATCGCTATTTTCTTAGAACTCTTGCTCCGATTGTTCGAGATAGTCAAGATTTAAATGTTGTTTTACAATATCTAAATGAGTTTGGTTTTGTGCCCACAACAGATCCAAGGATCAAAAATCAATTAATCAATACCAATAAGCTCCCCCCAATTGTGCAGGGTTTTTTTGCAAAAACTTTAAAAGTAGAGAATCGAATCTATATTTTGCTTGAAACACCCAATGAGCCTTTGTTGTTTAACTATGTATCAAAAACATCTTTTGCAAATTTTTATTTTGTCATTTTTGTTGCTGTAGCTCTTCTTGTTTTGATGTTTGTAATAATTTTCCGATCTCTTGTTCCTCTTAGGTGGTTGCATTCTAGTATTAAGCAGTTTGCCAAGGGGGATTTAAATATCTCTTGTCGCTTAGAACAAAAGGATGAGATAGGAGAATTGGCTCAAGAATTTGATAATGCCGTAGCAAAGATTAGGGCTCTTAATGAATCAAGAATGCTTTTTTTGAGATCGATTATGCATGAGCTCAATACGCCTATCACGAAAGGGAGACTTATCTCAGCAATGCTAGAAGAGGGTGTAGCTAAGGAGAGATTGACTTCTGTGTTTAAGCGTTTTGAGGTTTTGATTAAAGAATTTGCAAAGCTTGAGCAGATGAATGCTAAGGCTTATAAAATGAAAAAGAAAGAGTTCTTGCTTGAAGAAGTTGTTGCTGAAGCCAAATCAATGCTCTTGATTGATAATGATGATCAGATTGTGATGCAAACTCAGGGAGATTTAATCAAGGCTGATTTTGAGTTGTTTGCATTGGCTTTAAAAAATTTATTTGATAATGCGATTAAATATGGTATAGATAAAAAAGTTTATGTCAAATCCGTGCAACAAGATCTTTGGATTTCTAATCAAGGCAATCCTCTAAAGGCCGATTTTGCTGAATATCTCAAGCCCTATTTTAAAGAAAATAATTCTCAAGGATTTGGATTAGGGCTTTATATCATCAAAAGTGTCCTTGAGACGCAAAAATTTGGAATTGAGTATATCTATCAAGATGGTTTTAATTGTTTTATTATTTCAGATTGTATCGTAGAGAACTTCTGTCAGATTCAAGAGAAAAAACCCAAGATAAGGAAACGACCATGA
- the hemB gene encoding porphobilinogen synthase yields MRFRRLRMNANIRSLIRETDLKITDFIYPLFVIDSPNVKNPIPSMPDVYQLSLEYLLEECQELDKLGVYHILLFGIPAFKDAFGSSALGEESIVARAIREIKKHFPQMCISVDLCFCEYTNHGHCGILQGESVDNDATLEILGKQALDLAKAGADMIAPSGMMDHTVLHLRKVLDGAGFIHLPIMSYSTKFASAYYGPFRDVAQSTPSFGDRKTYQEDYANRREAIRESLNDEKEGADILMVKPALAYLDIVRDIRESTLLPLALYNVSGEYSMLKLAGQAGVVDYEKVMMETMMSFKRAGADIIISYHTKEVAKLLRA; encoded by the coding sequence ATGAGATTTAGACGCCTTAGAATGAATGCAAATATTCGTAGTTTGATAAGGGAGACGGATTTAAAGATCACAGATTTTATTTATCCTCTTTTTGTGATTGATTCCCCAAATGTAAAAAATCCCATTCCATCGATGCCTGATGTATATCAACTAAGTCTTGAGTATTTACTTGAAGAGTGTCAGGAGTTGGATAAGCTAGGGGTTTATCATATTTTGCTTTTTGGAATCCCAGCCTTTAAAGATGCCTTTGGGAGTTCTGCTTTGGGAGAAGAGAGTATTGTGGCAAGAGCGATTAGGGAAATTAAAAAGCATTTTCCTCAAATGTGTATTAGTGTGGATCTGTGTTTTTGCGAATATACAAATCATGGGCATTGCGGAATCTTGCAAGGTGAGAGTGTGGATAATGATGCAACTCTTGAAATCTTGGGCAAGCAAGCGCTTGATTTGGCAAAGGCTGGAGCGGATATGATCGCACCAAGTGGGATGATGGATCATACTGTGCTTCACTTAAGGAAAGTGCTTGATGGTGCAGGCTTTATTCATCTTCCAATTATGAGCTATTCAACTAAATTTGCAAGTGCGTATTATGGCCCCTTTCGTGATGTGGCACAATCTACCCCAAGCTTTGGAGATCGCAAGACTTATCAAGAAGATTATGCAAATCGTAGAGAGGCTATTAGAGAGAGTCTAAATGATGAAAAAGAGGGGGCAGATATTTTGATGGTCAAACCTGCTTTGGCTTATTTGGATATTGTTCGAGACATTAGAGAATCTACACTCTTGCCTCTTGCACTTTATAATGTAAGTGGGGAATATAGCATGCTAAAACTTGCAGGTCAAGCAGGTGTTGTGGATTATGAAAAGGTAATGATGGAAACAATGATGAGCTTTAAGCGAGCAGGGGCTGATATTATTATTAGCTATCACACTAAAGAAGTTGCTAAGCTTCTTAGGGCGTAA